A region of Sphingobium amiense DNA encodes the following proteins:
- a CDS encoding YbaY family lipoprotein translates to MFNKPFTAVLAMTMLALGGCATGARYVDPQAPIAELRDKVVTGNASYRQRIALPARAKFNVRLLDVSRADARSVIIAKETRETAGQQVPLPFSIRVKEQDLKTNMRYAVRATITDPEGNPIWTTDTVHSVDPTRFEQDLGTLNMVRVGDRPAASGLIGPQFKVEDINQTGLIDKSNVTVQFSQDGRVSGSAGCNRFTGDYSIEEQSLRIGPLAVTRRACVPALGNQETRFLAILQDVTSWSVNSNGSVLFRADDGRYLAAIR, encoded by the coding sequence ATGTTCAACAAGCCATTCACAGCCGTACTGGCGATGACCATGCTCGCGCTCGGCGGCTGCGCGACAGGCGCGCGATACGTCGATCCCCAAGCCCCCATTGCGGAGCTGAGAGACAAGGTCGTAACCGGCAACGCATCCTATCGACAGCGCATCGCTCTGCCCGCCCGCGCGAAATTCAACGTGAGACTGCTGGACGTTTCGCGCGCCGATGCGAGATCGGTGATCATTGCCAAGGAAACGCGCGAGACAGCAGGGCAGCAGGTTCCTTTGCCATTTTCGATTAGGGTGAAGGAACAGGACTTGAAGACCAACATGCGTTACGCAGTCCGTGCGACGATTACCGATCCCGAGGGCAACCCGATATGGACCACGGATACGGTTCATTCGGTCGATCCCACGCGGTTCGAGCAGGATCTGGGGACGCTCAATATGGTTCGCGTTGGTGACCGCCCGGCGGCTTCAGGCTTGATCGGCCCGCAATTCAAGGTGGAGGACATCAATCAGACCGGTCTGATCGACAAATCCAATGTGACGGTGCAGTTTTCGCAAGACGGCCGAGTGAGCGGATCGGCCGGCTGCAACAGGTTCACCGGCGACTATTCGATCGAGGAACAGTCGCTTCGGATCGGACCGCTCGCCGTGACGCGCCGGGCTTGCGTGCCGGCGCTCGGGAACCAGGAAACCAGGTTCCTGGCCATTCTGCAGGATGTGACCTCATGGTCCGTCAACAGCAATGGGTCAGTGCTCTTCCGTGCCGACGACGGACGATACCTGGCGGCGATACGCTGA